A genome region from Euphorbia lathyris chromosome 4, ddEupLath1.1, whole genome shotgun sequence includes the following:
- the LOC136227334 gene encoding auxin response factor 7-like isoform X2, with product MESAANKNFTAGNNDEGRIRYDAFYKKMCYDGYIYEKLWHSCAGLLDTLPTAGGQVYYFPQGQIEQLGVPLDDLRIPNFNLPSRILCRVIHVHSTVEPKTGELFARITLLPEQDQREVTSSDPECPEDEAHTIHSFFKTLTTSDLRTLECLCIDSVHAETFFPPLDMSQLEPWQDLVATDISGKEWHFRHIVSGDPMCHLLSAGWSEFASSKRLLAGDSLIFLREENGRLRVGVKTHKQLPTENKMSSIMPVSSICMGVFATASHALSTGTLFSVLYSPRKSQSDFIVKVNKYMEAQHHNFSDGMRFSMRFEADQIYEKSSLCTIVGGGDISQMWSNSKWRCLKVSWDGWDGLSVMPPERVSPWELEPVIALTDHGTWIFPVEAPKFPYSHHLNSPSSSPTTSNTNSCSFSEESSPTSVSLDQLASDAESIHSMVGECSTQSSDAAAGSDNISDGSNNSRSAIPSNCCELEEDLQSNQIRTYTKIRMQGVIVGRSVDMTSFTCHEDLLRKLEMMFEIEGELSGSTKQWLVVYTDAAGETKTVEDYPWGTTLEESQVIPTFFLI from the exons ATGGAATCTGCAGCTAACAAGAATTTCACTGCAGGAAACAACGATGAAG GGAGGATACGCTATGACGCATTCTACAAGAAAATGTGTTATGAtggatatatatatgaaaaattgtGGCATTCTTGTGCTGGACTTCTTGATACCCTCCCTACAGCAGGGGGACAAGTGTACTATTTTCCACAAGGCCAAATCGAACAG CTTGGAGTTCCATTAGATGATCTAAGAATTCCCAATTTTAATCTTCCATCTCGAATTCTGTGTCGCGTGATTCATGTGCATTCTACT GTTGAACCAAAAACAGGTGAACTTTTTGCACGAATAACACTGCTTCCTGAACAAGAT CAAAGAGAGGTTACCAGCTCCGACCCTGAATGTCCAGAGGATGAAGCACACACAATTCATTCTTTTTTTAAAACACTCACTACTTCAGACTTGAGGACTCTTGAATGTTTGTGCATTGACTCAGTGCATGCCGAGACTTTTTTTCCTCCATTG GACATGTCCCAGCTGGAACCTTGGCAAGACTTGGTTGCAACTGATATAAGTGGCAAAGAGTGGCATTTTCGTCACATTGTTTCGG GTGACCCTATGTGTCACTTACTCTCGGCTGGGTGGAGTGAATTTGCAAGCTCAAAAAGGTTACTGGCTGGTGATTCACTCATCTTCTTAAG GGAAGAAAATGGAAGGCTTCGTGTTGGAGTAAAGACACATAAACAACTACCAACAGAGAATAAGATGTCTTCTATAATGCCAGTTTCAAGCATTTGCATGGGGGTTTTTGCTACTGCTTCGCATGCCCTTTCTACTGGAACTTTGTTCTCTGTTCTCTACAGCCCAAG AAAAAGCCAATCTGACTTTATTGTAAAAGTTAACAAGTACATGGAAGCTCAGCACCACAACTTTTCAGATGGTATGAGGTTCTCAATGAGATTTGAGGCTGATCAAATTTATGAAAAGAG TTCACTCTGCACAATTGTTGGTGGTGGAGATATATCACAGATGTGGTCTAATTCTAAATGGCGATGCTTAAAG GTTTCTTGGGATGGATGGGATGGACTTTCAGTTATGCCCCCAGAAAGAGTATCACCATGGGAATTGGAACCAGTTATTGCTTTAACTGATCATG GCACATGGATATTTCCAGTCGAGGCTCCCAAGTTCCCCTACAGTCACCACCTGAACTCACCATCCAGTTCTCCTACAACTTCAAACACTAATTCTTGTAGCTTTAGTGAAGAGAGTTCACCAACTAGTGTTTCCTTAGACCAATTGGCAAGTGATGCCGAGTCTATTCATTCTATGGTTGGTGAATGCTCAACTCAGTCTTCAGATGCTGCCGCTGGTTCTGACAATATTTCTGATGGATCCAATAATAGTCGGTCTGCAATTCCCTCGAATTGTTGTGAGCTTGAAGAGGATTTGCAAAGCAATCAAATTAGAACATACACAAAG ATTCGAATGCAAGGTGTTATTGTTGGGAGATCTGTTGATATGACAAGTTTTACATGCCATGAAGATCTATTGAGGAAGCTTGAAATGATGTTTGAGATTGAAGGTGAACTCAGTGGATCCACTAAGCAATGGTTGGTTGTCTACACTGATGCTGCTGGTGAAACGAAAACGGTCGAGGATTATCCATGGGG TACTACACTGGAGGAGAGTCAAGTTATTCCGACATTCTTTCTGATTTGA
- the LOC136227334 gene encoding auxin response factor 7-like isoform X1, giving the protein MESAANKNFTAGNNDEGRIRYDAFYKKMCYDGYIYEKLWHSCAGLLDTLPTAGGQVYYFPQGQIEQLGVPLDDLRIPNFNLPSRILCRVIHVHSTVEPKTGELFARITLLPEQDQREVTSSDPECPEDEAHTIHSFFKTLTTSDLRTLECLCIDSVHAETFFPPLDMSQLEPWQDLVATDISGKEWHFRHIVSGDPMCHLLSAGWSEFASSKRLLAGDSLIFLREENGRLRVGVKTHKQLPTENKMSSIMPVSSICMGVFATASHALSTGTLFSVLYSPRKSQSDFIVKVNKYMEAQHHNFSDGMRFSMRFEADQIYEKSSLCTIVGGGDISQMWSNSKWRCLKVSWDGWDGLSVMPPERVSPWELEPVIALTDHGTWIFPVEAPKFPYSHHLNSPSSSPTTSNTNSCSFSEESSPTSVSLDQLASDAESIHSMVGECSTQSSDAAAGSDNISDGSNNSRSAIPSNCCELEEDLQSNQIRTYTKIRMQGVIVGRSVDMTSFTCHEDLLRKLEMMFEIEGELSGSTKQWLVVYTDAAGETKTVEDYPWGKFCSMVKKILINRLV; this is encoded by the exons ATGGAATCTGCAGCTAACAAGAATTTCACTGCAGGAAACAACGATGAAG GGAGGATACGCTATGACGCATTCTACAAGAAAATGTGTTATGAtggatatatatatgaaaaattgtGGCATTCTTGTGCTGGACTTCTTGATACCCTCCCTACAGCAGGGGGACAAGTGTACTATTTTCCACAAGGCCAAATCGAACAG CTTGGAGTTCCATTAGATGATCTAAGAATTCCCAATTTTAATCTTCCATCTCGAATTCTGTGTCGCGTGATTCATGTGCATTCTACT GTTGAACCAAAAACAGGTGAACTTTTTGCACGAATAACACTGCTTCCTGAACAAGAT CAAAGAGAGGTTACCAGCTCCGACCCTGAATGTCCAGAGGATGAAGCACACACAATTCATTCTTTTTTTAAAACACTCACTACTTCAGACTTGAGGACTCTTGAATGTTTGTGCATTGACTCAGTGCATGCCGAGACTTTTTTTCCTCCATTG GACATGTCCCAGCTGGAACCTTGGCAAGACTTGGTTGCAACTGATATAAGTGGCAAAGAGTGGCATTTTCGTCACATTGTTTCGG GTGACCCTATGTGTCACTTACTCTCGGCTGGGTGGAGTGAATTTGCAAGCTCAAAAAGGTTACTGGCTGGTGATTCACTCATCTTCTTAAG GGAAGAAAATGGAAGGCTTCGTGTTGGAGTAAAGACACATAAACAACTACCAACAGAGAATAAGATGTCTTCTATAATGCCAGTTTCAAGCATTTGCATGGGGGTTTTTGCTACTGCTTCGCATGCCCTTTCTACTGGAACTTTGTTCTCTGTTCTCTACAGCCCAAG AAAAAGCCAATCTGACTTTATTGTAAAAGTTAACAAGTACATGGAAGCTCAGCACCACAACTTTTCAGATGGTATGAGGTTCTCAATGAGATTTGAGGCTGATCAAATTTATGAAAAGAG TTCACTCTGCACAATTGTTGGTGGTGGAGATATATCACAGATGTGGTCTAATTCTAAATGGCGATGCTTAAAG GTTTCTTGGGATGGATGGGATGGACTTTCAGTTATGCCCCCAGAAAGAGTATCACCATGGGAATTGGAACCAGTTATTGCTTTAACTGATCATG GCACATGGATATTTCCAGTCGAGGCTCCCAAGTTCCCCTACAGTCACCACCTGAACTCACCATCCAGTTCTCCTACAACTTCAAACACTAATTCTTGTAGCTTTAGTGAAGAGAGTTCACCAACTAGTGTTTCCTTAGACCAATTGGCAAGTGATGCCGAGTCTATTCATTCTATGGTTGGTGAATGCTCAACTCAGTCTTCAGATGCTGCCGCTGGTTCTGACAATATTTCTGATGGATCCAATAATAGTCGGTCTGCAATTCCCTCGAATTGTTGTGAGCTTGAAGAGGATTTGCAAAGCAATCAAATTAGAACATACACAAAG ATTCGAATGCAAGGTGTTATTGTTGGGAGATCTGTTGATATGACAAGTTTTACATGCCATGAAGATCTATTGAGGAAGCTTGAAATGATGTTTGAGATTGAAGGTGAACTCAGTGGATCCACTAAGCAATGGTTGGTTGTCTACACTGATGCTGCTGGTGAAACGAAAACGGTCGAGGATTATCCATGGGG TAAATTCTGCAGCATGGTGAAGAAGATATTAATCAATCGCCTTGTCTAG
- the LOC136227334 gene encoding auxin response factor 7-like isoform X3 — translation MKVEPKTGELFARITLLPEQDQREVTSSDPECPEDEAHTIHSFFKTLTTSDLRTLECLCIDSVHAETFFPPLDMSQLEPWQDLVATDISGKEWHFRHIVSGDPMCHLLSAGWSEFASSKRLLAGDSLIFLREENGRLRVGVKTHKQLPTENKMSSIMPVSSICMGVFATASHALSTGTLFSVLYSPRKSQSDFIVKVNKYMEAQHHNFSDGMRFSMRFEADQIYEKSSLCTIVGGGDISQMWSNSKWRCLKVSWDGWDGLSVMPPERVSPWELEPVIALTDHGTWIFPVEAPKFPYSHHLNSPSSSPTTSNTNSCSFSEESSPTSVSLDQLASDAESIHSMVGECSTQSSDAAAGSDNISDGSNNSRSAIPSNCCELEEDLQSNQIRTYTKIRMQGVIVGRSVDMTSFTCHEDLLRKLEMMFEIEGELSGSTKQWLVVYTDAAGETKTVEDYPWGKFCSMVKKILINRLV, via the exons ATGAAG GTTGAACCAAAAACAGGTGAACTTTTTGCACGAATAACACTGCTTCCTGAACAAGAT CAAAGAGAGGTTACCAGCTCCGACCCTGAATGTCCAGAGGATGAAGCACACACAATTCATTCTTTTTTTAAAACACTCACTACTTCAGACTTGAGGACTCTTGAATGTTTGTGCATTGACTCAGTGCATGCCGAGACTTTTTTTCCTCCATTG GACATGTCCCAGCTGGAACCTTGGCAAGACTTGGTTGCAACTGATATAAGTGGCAAAGAGTGGCATTTTCGTCACATTGTTTCGG GTGACCCTATGTGTCACTTACTCTCGGCTGGGTGGAGTGAATTTGCAAGCTCAAAAAGGTTACTGGCTGGTGATTCACTCATCTTCTTAAG GGAAGAAAATGGAAGGCTTCGTGTTGGAGTAAAGACACATAAACAACTACCAACAGAGAATAAGATGTCTTCTATAATGCCAGTTTCAAGCATTTGCATGGGGGTTTTTGCTACTGCTTCGCATGCCCTTTCTACTGGAACTTTGTTCTCTGTTCTCTACAGCCCAAG AAAAAGCCAATCTGACTTTATTGTAAAAGTTAACAAGTACATGGAAGCTCAGCACCACAACTTTTCAGATGGTATGAGGTTCTCAATGAGATTTGAGGCTGATCAAATTTATGAAAAGAG TTCACTCTGCACAATTGTTGGTGGTGGAGATATATCACAGATGTGGTCTAATTCTAAATGGCGATGCTTAAAG GTTTCTTGGGATGGATGGGATGGACTTTCAGTTATGCCCCCAGAAAGAGTATCACCATGGGAATTGGAACCAGTTATTGCTTTAACTGATCATG GCACATGGATATTTCCAGTCGAGGCTCCCAAGTTCCCCTACAGTCACCACCTGAACTCACCATCCAGTTCTCCTACAACTTCAAACACTAATTCTTGTAGCTTTAGTGAAGAGAGTTCACCAACTAGTGTTTCCTTAGACCAATTGGCAAGTGATGCCGAGTCTATTCATTCTATGGTTGGTGAATGCTCAACTCAGTCTTCAGATGCTGCCGCTGGTTCTGACAATATTTCTGATGGATCCAATAATAGTCGGTCTGCAATTCCCTCGAATTGTTGTGAGCTTGAAGAGGATTTGCAAAGCAATCAAATTAGAACATACACAAAG ATTCGAATGCAAGGTGTTATTGTTGGGAGATCTGTTGATATGACAAGTTTTACATGCCATGAAGATCTATTGAGGAAGCTTGAAATGATGTTTGAGATTGAAGGTGAACTCAGTGGATCCACTAAGCAATGGTTGGTTGTCTACACTGATGCTGCTGGTGAAACGAAAACGGTCGAGGATTATCCATGGGG TAAATTCTGCAGCATGGTGAAGAAGATATTAATCAATCGCCTTGTCTAG